A stretch of the Orcinus orca chromosome 1, mOrcOrc1.1, whole genome shotgun sequence genome encodes the following:
- the LOC117202488 gene encoding endogenous retrovirus group K member 9 Gag polyprotein-like, whose product MAKLEENKNNATTPSYQEPCPTIPSAPPLELAAYPVGASRQFRFPLKPECNKLLLEEEMNKEEKQYSEPFFVFPIVRQAMPANDQFPNGYMSVEYNPHDFKIFKMLKEAINAYGMHSNYVQGLLSGYASKNILFPQDWEALARTVLEPGQYMQFKTWWKEEAENMARTNVARNPPGPLLDELIGAGAFSNVQAQAQFDDLRIIQIRMCCLRAWLRVEPPGKTAQSFTKLMQGPGEPYTDFLSRLHAAIQRAVAQIDVQDLLLQSLAFENANPECQKALRPLRAVNAPLEEYIKACHDIGSPTYANLLAAAITGGLKDNRTKCYNCGKYGHMRRDCRKGQGQISKQVKNEQPPGMSPVW is encoded by the coding sequence ATGGctaaattggaagaaaataaaaacaatgctaCCACCCCTTCATATCAGGAGCCATGTCCTACTATTCCTTCGGCTCCTCCTTTAGAATTAGCTGCTTATCCTGTTGGAGCCTCTCGTCAGTTTCGATTTCCTCTAAAACCTGAATgtaataaacttttattggaagaagagatgaataaggaagaaaagcaatattctgaaccattttttgttttccctattGTTAGACAAGCTATGCCTGCTAATGATCAATTTCCGAATGGATATATGAGTGTTGAGTATAACcctcatgattttaaaatttttaaaatgctaaaagaagCCATTAATGCATATGGGATGCATTCTAATTATGTTCAAGGTCTTTTGTCTGGGTATGCTTCCAAAAACATATTATTTCCTCAGGATTGGGAGGCACTTGCCAGGACTGTTCTTGAACCTGGACAATATATGCAGTTTAAGACTTGGTGGAAAGAAGAAGCTGAAAACATGGCAAGGACTAATGTGGCCCGTAATCCTCCAGGACCACTTTTAGATGAATTAATAGGAGCAGGCGCATTTAGTAATGTACAAGCTCAAGCTCAATTTGACGATTTACGAATCATTCAAATACGTATGTGTTGTTTGCGAGCATGGCTACGAGTGGAACCCCCTGGAAAAACAGCACAATCTTTTACTAAGTTAATGCAAGGGCCTGGTGAGCCTTACACAGATTTCTTGTCTAGATTGCATGCAGCCATTCAAAGAGCTGTAGCACAAATAGACGTGCAAGATTTATTATTACAATCCTTGGCCTTTGAGAATGCAAATCCTGAATGCCAGAAGGCATTGCGGCCTTTACGAGCTGTAAACGCTCCACTTGAAGAGTATATAAAAGCTTGCCATGATATTGGATCTCCTACTTATGCCAATTTACTTGCAGCTGCCATAACTGGAGGGTTGAAAGATAATCGTACTAAATGTTACAATTGTGGAAAGTATGGACATATGAGGCGAGATTGTCGAAAAGGGCAAGGCCAAATATCAAAACAGGTTAAGAATGAACAGCCACCTGGTATGTCGCCGGTGTGGTAA